A DNA window from Arachis duranensis cultivar V14167 chromosome 3, aradu.V14167.gnm2.J7QH, whole genome shotgun sequence contains the following coding sequences:
- the LOC107479188 gene encoding uncharacterized protein LOC107479188 yields MATLSGVERRQMDWMSVLINKQPFLPYGNYDGPPQKKRKTTEPSSSAEPSASPAPPVPWIVAKFDGRDPGPPPLDTPEPEPQTKEPAAEEPAAEVGQADETLEQIGAEATVEEPTDHMVEEPAVVAEPIVETISEPAGQTSEEHRPEPASHPSTNIIVYHRCHHPQLPDGGTS; encoded by the exons ATGGCCACTCTGTCGGGAGTAGAGAGACGGCAGATGGACTGGATGTCCGTCCTGATCAACAAGCAGCCATTTCTTCCCTACGGCAACTATGACGGACCGCcacagaagaagaggaagaccaCCGAGCCATCATCCTCAGCAGAGCCATCAGCCTCACCAGCACCTCCTGTGCCT TGGATAGTGGCAAAGTTTGACGGTCGCGATCCTGGGCCACCTCCTCTAGACACACCAGAGCCTGAGCCCCAGACTAAGGAGCCAGCAGCAGAGGAGCCAGCAGCTGAAGTAGGCCAGGCAGATGAAACTCTGGAGCAGATTGGAGCAGAGGCCACAGTAGAAGAGCCTACAGATCATATGGTTGAGGAGCCAGCAGTTGTAGCCGAGCCAATTGTTGAGACCATATCAGAGCCAGCTGGGCAAACATCTGAGGAGCATAGACCCGAGCCCGCTAGCCATCCATCCACCAACATCATCGTCTACCACCGTTGTCACCACCCACAACTGCCAGACGGTGGAACTTCGTAG